GACCCGGAAGGAATTCATGATATATTACTACCAAATAAATACGTTCCTAATGAATTTGAAATAGGCGAAGAACTCGTTGTTTTTGTTTATTTGGATCATGAACAGCGCCCGGTTGCTACAACACTTGAACCTTATATTTTGCTGAATGAATTCGCACTCCTACGAGTGAATTATATCAATCAGGTTGGAGCATTTATGGATTGGGGAATGGAGAAGGATATTCTCGTTCCGTTTAAGGAACAGGCGCGTCCGATGGAAAAAGGGAAACGTTATCTTGTTTACCTTTACATGGATGAGAAGACAAAACGTTTAGTAGCATCAAGTAAAACCAATCAGTTCCTGAGTAATGATAATTTAACGGTTGAAAAAGGGGAAGAGGTTGATTTAATCGTTTCTCACATTACAGAAATCGGTATTAACGTTATTATTAACGAACAGCATAAAGGATTACTTTATAAAGATGAAGTATACGACGATTCGATAAGGACAGGCGACAGAATGCGGGGCTACATCAAAAATATTCGTCCAGATAACAAAATAGATGTAGCATTGCAAATTCAGGGGTATCAAAGTATCGAACCTAATGCAGAGAAAATTTTAGATGAATTAAGAGCTAATCGCGGCTTTCTGCGTTTAAATGATAATTCACATCCTGAAGATATCAAGACAGTTTTAAAAATGAGTAAAAAAACGTTCAAAAAAGCAATAGGTGCTTTGTATAAAGAAAAACTCATAGAAATAAAAGAGGACGGTATTTATCTTGTAAAAGAATAAATTCGATTCTATTCGCAAAAAAAGCTCAAAAGTTATATAACTTTTGAGCTTTTTTTTAATTTTTTCGGTGTTTCCATCTTTTGTGTGTCCACAAATAATATTCGGGCACTTCGTAAATTTGTTTTTCCAATTCCTTTATATACATTTCTGTAATTTTGAAATCTTCATAATCTTTTGGATTATCTGCAAGAGTAAGAAAAGTAGCTTCATAGTAGCCTCTTTTTACCTTTTTAACTTTTACCATTATAAC
The Flavobacterium flavigenum genome window above contains:
- a CDS encoding CvfB family protein; translated protein: MIEIGKYNTLTILRDTKVGLFLGNPEKDPEGIHDILLPNKYVPNEFEIGEELVVFVYLDHEQRPVATTLEPYILLNEFALLRVNYINQVGAFMDWGMEKDILVPFKEQARPMEKGKRYLVYLYMDEKTKRLVASSKTNQFLSNDNLTVEKGEEVDLIVSHITEIGINVIINEQHKGLLYKDEVYDDSIRTGDRMRGYIKNIRPDNKIDVALQIQGYQSIEPNAEKILDELRANRGFLRLNDNSHPEDIKTVLKMSKKTFKKAIGALYKEKLIEIKEDGIYLVKE